AGGACGATGTAGAGATTCTCCGTATCCGTATTCACGACCGACACCACACCTTTCGCCCGTTCGATCCCCGCCCGGATCAAGACCTCATCCTGAGTGGCATCGCCTTCCACGGCCATCAGGCCTTCTCGCTGCAAGGCGGCAATTACGTCAGGACTCTTGTCGATCACGACGAACGGCAGCGGTTTGACGCGGAGCTCCTTACAGATCCGCTTCCCCATACGTCCGTATCCACATACGATATAATGATTCGCCACCGTCTTCATTTTTCCCTCAGTCCGATACCGTCCGAAAATCGCTCTCAGTTCCCCTTCTAACAGCAGCCGCGCGAGGTTGCCCAACACATAGAAGAGGGTTCCCACACCGCTGATGATCAGGACGATCGTGAAGGCCCGACCGACCGGCGACAGCGGATGAATTTCCTGATACCCGACTGTCGTGACGGTTGTGACCGTCATGTAGAAGGCATCGAAAGCAGGCCAGCCTTCGATCACGATGTAGCCGAGCGTCCCCGATGCGATGACGGCCACCACGGCCATGATCGCCAGCATCAGATGCCGCGTCGTGTCCGACGAGCGAGACGTGTCTATCATTCGACACGATCTTTCACTCTTTCACAATCACGCCACACGCGATGCGGGGTCCACCTGGTGCATCCTTTGCCGGCGGGTCCGGCAGATACTTATCGTCCAACTCATGGATGATGAAGGCGCTCCCGTCCTTATCGAACAGGCTGTTGAGCCCCTCCGACAGGGTTACCCGGCTCGTGATCGTATAGAGCGACCCGTTCCGGTCATCGTTCACGGAGAGGTTCTGGAGATCGCCAAGATGGTAAGGATGATTCCATAGGCCGGGCATGACGTTCGCCTCAGGATTCATTGCCGGATCGACATTCCCGTCATAATGCCCCTTGGCCGCCGAGAAGGGCTCGCAATTGCCGGTCTCGTGAATGTGGATCGCATGGCGTCCCGGCTTCAGCTTGCTGTCCGGCGTGCCCTGGAGCTTCAACTTGATCCTGACACGCCCTTCATACTCCTCGTAGAAATGCGCCTCTCCCGTAATGCCGGGGCCGGCGATGACGGCCTTCGCGTGCAAGGTCTTCTCGTGTTTGCCCGTATGATACGACGAGCAGCCGACGAGCGGGACTAACGCT
The sequence above is a segment of the Nitrospirota bacterium genome. Coding sequences within it:
- a CDS encoding NAD-binding protein, with the protein product MIDTSRSSDTTRHLMLAIMAVVAVIASGTLGYIVIEGWPAFDAFYMTVTTVTTVGYQEIHPLSPVGRAFTIVLIISGVGTLFYVLGNLARLLLEGELRAIFGRYRTEGKMKTVANHYIVCGYGRMGKRICKELRVKPLPFVVIDKSPDVIAALQREGLMAVEGDATQDEVLIRAGIERAKGVVSVVNTDTENLYIVLTARGLNKDLYIVARAGDEGSEHKLMRAGANRVSSPYHIGGIQMAQALIRPAVMDFLELATQSEHLDLQMEELTVEQGSRFDGRTTCDCGLAEDRGLVLIAVKRTSGHLEFNPGPKVLLAEGDKLIVLGQPDSLKRLEAVIRSQAVA
- a CDS encoding superoxide dismutase family protein; its protein translation is MNRILTGAALVLSALVPLVGCSSYHTGKHEKTLHAKAVIAGPGITGEAHFYEEYEGRVRIKLKLQGTPDSKLKPGRHAIHIHETGNCEPFSAAKGHYDGNVDPAMNPEANVMPGLWNHPYHLGDLQNLSVNDDRNGSLYTITSRVTLSEGLNSLFDKDGSAFIIHELDDKYLPDPPAKDAPGGPRIACGVIVKE